GAAGCACTTCTCACGGAGGAGGTATCACCGGAAGAGGCGGTGATGGTGCGGCGTCCGCCGGTAGTCACGGTCATGGGGCACGTCGACCATGGCAAGACCTCGTTGCTGGATCGGATTCGTTCCACCCAGGTGGCCAGCGGCGAAGCGGGTGGCATCACCCAGCATATTGGCGCCTACCACGTCCAGACGCCCAAGGGGATGATTACGTTCCTCGATACTCCTGGGCATGAGGCATTTACGGCCATGCGTGCCCGGGGGGCGCAGGCTACCGATGTGGTGGTGCTGGTCGTGGCTGCAGATGACGGTGTCATGCCGCAGACGGTTGAGGCGATCCATCATGCCAAGGCGGCAAATGTCCCCATGGTGGTGGCCGTAAACAAGATCGACAAGCCGGGGGTCGACCCGGATCGGATTCGTCAGGAACTGTCGCAACACGATGTGCTCCCCGAGGAGTGGGGTGGCGAAACCCAGTTCATCAATGTCTCGGCAAAGCAGGGATTGCATATCGACACGCTGCTGGACGCGATTCTTCTGCAGGCGGAAATGCTCGATCTCGAGGTGCAGAGCAATGGCCCGGCCAAGGGCCTGGTCATCGAGTCTCGCCTTGATCGTGGCCGAGGCGCCGTGGCCACGGTATTGGTGCGCCAGGGCACGCTGCATGCTGGTGATATCGTTCTGGCCGGGGCGCAGTATGGGCGTGTACGCGCCCTGGTCGATGACAGTGGCGCCCAGGTGGAGGCGGTCGGACCGGGCCTGCCCGCAGAGATACTCGGTTTGAGCGATGTGCCGCAGGCAGGCGATGAAGTGCTGGTGATGGCGGACGAACGCAAGGCGCGAGAAGTGGCCCTGTTTCGCCAAGGCAAGTTCCGCGATGTACGACTGGCAAAGAGTGCGAAGGGTAGTCTGGAAAGTCTTTTCGAGGCCGCCAGCGAAGGCGAGGTGCAGCAGCTCAACCTGCTGATCAAGACCGACGTGCAAGGGTCCGCTGAAGCATTGCGTTCTACCCTGGAAGGTCTCAGCACCAACGATGTGCGGGTGCAGGTGATCCATTCCGGTGTGGGTGGCATCACGGAGTCCGATGTGAATCTGGCCAATGCCTCGGGGGCGGTAATCATTGGCTTCAACGTGCGGGCAGAGGCGCAGGCGCGGCGCTTGATCGAGCAAAGTGGCGTCGATGTGCGCTACCACAGTGTCATCTACGATGCGGTGGATGAGGTCAAGGCGGCCATGACGGGCATGTTGGCGCCAGAGATTCGGGAGCAGATTCTGGGGCATGCCGAGGTGCGCGAAACCTTCCGCGTACCCCGGGTGGGTACCATTGCAGGTTGTATGATTACCGACGGCATTGTACGGCGTAATGCGAAGGTCCGGGTGATTCGTCAATCGGTGGTCATCCACACCGGTGACATGGACTCGTTGCGCCGTTTCAAAGACGATGCACGCGAGGTGCGCGAGGGATTCGAGTGTGGTATCGGGGTGCGTAACTACAATGACATCAAGGTCGGAGACGTGATCGAAGCTTTTGAAACCGTTGAAGTCGCGCGTACCCTCTGAGTCGAGATCTTTGTCGATGCAGCCGCAACGCAGTTATCCCCGCAGCGACCGGATCGCACAGCTCTTGCAAACAGAGATCGCTGCGTTGCTGCCGCGCTTGCATGGGCTGGCCGGAATCGGGTTGCTGCCGAGCATTACCGAACTCCGTCTGGCGCCAGACCTGCGCCAGGCGACGGTGCTCTTCTCGTTGATGGATGGTCCCAGCCGCGCCGAGGCAGTCCGCCAACGCTTGCAGGAAGAGGCAGGGGAGATGCGCCAGATTCTCGGGAAAAAGCTGCACTTGCGGCGGATTCCACCGTTGCATTTTGTCTACGACGTGCGTTTTGACCGCGATGCGGAGATGGCAGATTTGCTCGCCCATCTACCACCAGCCCCACCCGAGGTGGACGCGTGAGCCCTTGCGTAGATGGAATACTTCTGCTCGACAAGGCAGAGGGGATCAGCTCCAACGCGGCGTTGCAGCGTGCGAAGAGAATCCTTGGCGTCCGCAAGGCCGGACACGCTGGTACCCTGGATCCCTTTGCAACGGGCCTGCTGATTTTGCTTTTTGGACAGGCCACCAAGGTGTCGAACTATCTGCTGAATGCGGATAAGCAGTACCGTGCAACCCTGCGCTTGGGGGAAGAGACCAATACCGGTGATCGGGAGGGGGAGATCGTCTTTCGTGCGCCGGTCCAATTTGATCAACAACAGCTGGACGCGGCGCTGACGCAATTTCGTGGCCGCATCTCGCAGATTCCGCCGATGTTCTCGGCCATCAAGCGGGATGGCCAGCCGCTTTATCGTCTGGCCCGCAAGGGGCTGGAGGTAGAGCGTGAAGCGCGCAGTGTCGAGATCTTTTCTCTGGAGCTCGTTGCCTGGCGCGGGAAGGAGTTGATCCTCGACATCCATTGTTCCAAGGGTACCTATGTACGAAGTCTGGCGCAGGATCTGGGGCGGGTGCTGGGCTGTGGCGCGCACATTCGCGCATTGCGCCGTACCCGCTCCGGCAGCTTTTCCATCGCCGCAGCACATACCCTGGAGGGACTGGCTACCCTGCACGAGGCGAGAGAGTGCCCGTTGCAGGCGATGGATCTGGCGTTACAGGATTTACCGGCGGTGACCTTGACGGAAAACACCGCCTATTATGTGCGACAAGGCCAGGGGGTGGTGATTGCCCATGCTCCTCCCCCTGGCCAGATTCGCCTCTATGGACCGCAGGCACAGTTTCTGGGTCTGGGAGAGGTGATGGAAGACGGGAAGGTGGCGCCACGTCGCCTGATGGGCGTAAACTAGGAATATTTTCCAGATTGCTTGCGTAGGAGAAGTACAAGATGTCCCTGACTCGTGAAGTGAAGTCCGAGGTGGTCAAATCATACGCCACCCACCCCAGCGATACCGGTTCGCCGGAGGTACAAGTTGCATTGCTGACCACCCGCATTGAAGGGCTCTCCGAGCACTTCAAGGCGCATCATCATGATCACCATTCCCGTCAGGGTTTGTTGAAGATGGTTGGGCAGCGTCGCAAGCTTTTGGATTATCTCAAGAAGAATGACTATGAGCGCTACCGCTCTTTGATTGAGCGATTGGGCCTGCGGAAGTAATCCATTAGCGTCGAGGAGAGAGTCTCTTGAGCATCGTGCGGAAGGAAGTGCAGTACGGGGGCCGTATACTGGTCCTGGAAACGGGACGGATGGCTCGCCAAGCCGATGGTGCGGTGTTGGTCAGCAGTGGTGACAGCGTGGTTTTGGTCACGGCAGTGGGACGACGAGAGCTCAAACCCGGACAGGATTTCTTTCCGCTCACGGTCAACTATCAAGAAAAGACGTATGCAGCCGGCAAGATCCCTGGTGGTTTTTTCAAACGGGAGGGACGGCCGTCAGAGAAGGAGACACTGACCTCCCGCTTGATTGACCGCCCCATTCGGCCGCTCTTCCCCAAGGGCTTCATGCACGAGGTGCAGGTCATTGCCACGGTGCTGTCCGTGGATGGCGAGCAGGATCCGGACATCCTTGCCATGATCGGTGCTTCAGCGTCTTTGGCCATTTCTGGCATCCCCTTCGACGGTCCGATCGGTGCGGCGCGGGTGGGATACCATAGTGGGGAATATCTGTTGAACCCGAGCTTCGCCGAACTCGAGTCCTCGGAGCTTGATCTGGTGGTGGCGGGGACCGAATCCGCGGTGCTGATGGTGGAGTCCGAAGCCAAGGGGTTGTCGGAAGCGACGATGCTGGAAGCGGTGATGTTCGGTCATCGCAGTTTTCAGCCCGTGATTGCCGCGATCAACGACTTGGCGGCAGCCGCCGGGAAGCCGCGTTGGGATTGGCAGGCGCCGGCCAAGGACGCAGCATTGCATGCTGCGGTCGTCGAGAAGGCGCAGGAAGGTCTGCAGGCAGCCTATCAGCTGATGGAAAAGCAGGCGCGCAGCAAGCGCTTGGACGAGGTTCGAGCCGCTGTGGTCCAGGACTTGGCGGCTGAGGATGCGGAGCGCGCTGACGCGGTGCGGCGAGCCTTGAAGTCCATCGAGACCGAGATCGTCCGTGGACGCGTGCTGGATGGCGCACCGCGGATCGACGGTCGCGATCGCTTCACGGTGCGCCCAATCAGCATCGAAGTCGGCGTGTTGCCGCGGACCCACGGTTCAGCGCTCTTTACGCGTGGCGAAACGCAGGCACTGGTGACCGCGACTCTGGGGACCAAGAGTGACGAACAGATTATCGACGCCCTGCAGGGCGAAAGCCGTGATCGTTTCCTGTTGCATTACAATTTCCCCCCCTTTTCTACTGGCGAAACGGGCATGGTGGGTTCGCCCAAGCGGCGCGAGGTTGGCCATGGGCGCTTGGCCAAACGGGCAATTGCTGCGGTCTTGCCGGCGGATTCCGAATTTCCCTACAGCTTGCGCGTGGTCTCGGAAATCCTGGAATCGAATGGCTCCTCCAGTATGGCCTCGGTCTGTGGCGCGTCTCTGGCGCTGATGGATGCTGGCGTGCCGCTGCGCGCTCCCGTTGCGGGTGTCGCCATGGGACTCATTAAAGAAGGAGAGCGCTTTGCGGTTCTGACCGATATTCTGGGTGATGAAGATCATCTGGGTGATATGGACTTCAAGGTGGCGGGCAGCGAAACTGGGGTCACTGCCCTGCAGATGGATATCAAGATTCAGGGGATCACCCGGGAAATCATGGCGCAGGCCTTGGAGCAAGCCAAGGCCGGACGCTTGCATATTCTGGGTTTGATGAAGTCGATTCTCGATCATGGTCGCGAAACACTGTCGCAGCATGCCCCGCGCATCATTACCATCCACATCAACCCCGACCGTATCCGCGACGTCATTGGGCCGGGGGGCAAGATCATTCGCGCCTTGACGGAAGAGACGGGTGCTACCATCGATATTCAGGATGATGGTGTGGTGACCATCGCCTCTGTGGATGGTGCGTCCGGGGAAGCTGCCAAGCGTCGCATCGAATTGCTGACCGCCGATGTCGAAGTCGGGATGATCTACGATGGTAAGGTGGCAAAGATCATGGACTTTGGTGCCTTTGTCACCATTTTGCCAGGGCGCGACGGCTTACTGCATATCTCCCAGATCAGCTCTGAGCGGGTCAATGATGTCCACGATTATGTCAAGGAAGGACAGACGGTGCGGGTTAAGGTGCTGGAGGTCGATCGCCAGGGCAAGATCAAGCTCAGCATGAAGGATATTCCCCAATCCTGAGCCTTCTTTCCTTTCTCCCGCTGTGCGGCTTCAGCGGGAATATTGCTTGATGGCCAGCGAACCTATTGTCCTCGGCGCACTCGGCAACGGTGTCCGCTTCGTCAGCGAGCGGGTGCCGGGGCGTCAACAGGTCGCTTTGTCCATCACCCTGCTGCGCGGTAGTCGTCAGCAGCAGGTGGATGAAAACGGCCTGGCCCATCTCCTCGAACATATGCTCTTCAAGGGCTCCGCGTCTTACTCGGCAGCGGAGATCAATCGTCAGGGAGAGCGTCTGGGCGGCACGCTCAATGCGTTCACCGATCGGGAGTCCATTACCCTGCATCTGACGGTCCTCGCTGAGGATCTCGAGGCCGCTTTCCTCCTGCTGGTCGAACTCCTGCTACGGCCCACCTTGGTCGCGGCGGAACTCGCCCTGGAGCGGGCAGTGGTGGCGCAAGAAGCAGCCATGGCGGCGGAGGACCTGGAAGATTGGCTGCAGGAAACGGTGACCGCTGCATTCTGGGGCGAGCACCCCCTGGCCTGGCCGGTCCTCGGTAAGCCGGGCCTGATCCGTCGTGTCAGTGCGCGTCGCCTACGCGCTTTCCATGCCGAGTACTTGGCAGCGGCCCCTATCCTGATTGCAGCGGTAGGGGCGGTCGATGCGCGATGCTTTGAAGACTTGGTAAAACGATATTTTGCGGATCTACCAGAGCGGCGGGAAAATCCCCTTGCGCCACCGCCTAGCCCCCACTATGGACAAAAGAAACGCCGCCATTCTCAGGCACGTCAGACCCATCTGCTGTGGATGACGCGGGCGAGTGCCTTTGCTGATGCGGAACACCTCACAGAGCTTTTTGCCAATCACATCCTTGGCGCCGGAATGGCGTCACGCTTGTTTCAGGAACTGCGCGAAAGTCGTGGGCTGGCGTATCAGACCTATTCGCAACTTGAGGCCCTCAGTGATACCGGGGAATGGAGCCTCTATGCTGCAGTCCCAGCAGAAAGGCAAAGGGAAGCGCAGACAGCCATTGCCGCTATTCTGCAAGAATTGGCAGAACAGGGACCGAGTGCGGAGGAGATGCAGTGGGGCCGCGATGGTTTGCGCAAACAATGGTTGCTGGGGCAGGAGGATCTCGAGACGCGCATGGCGCGTCTGGTGCGGCAGCTCGGCCAAGCTGGACGTTTGCGCCCGGAGGCAGAGATGCTAACGCGCTTGGCGGAAATATCTGCGGATGATCTACGCAGAACCTTCGCACGGGTATGGCAGGAGCGTCTGGAGTGGACGCTGTTGCCCGCCTGAGTCAATGAAATCCATCTTTCCAACGCCGCAGGGCCGCAAACACCGCAACGGGTAATTCATCGCGAGCACCGTGGGCGCGGGCGCTCGCGATGACCTGCGACTGATCGCAGCGCAGAAAGGGATTGCTGACGCGCTCATCGGCGAGGCTGCTGGGCAGGCTGGGTTGTCCGGTACTACGGATTTGATCGACCTTGGCGATGCGTTGGGCCAGGGCAGGGTTGTCTGGCTCCACGGCAGCCGCGAAGCGCAGATTGCTCTGGGTGTACTCATGGGCACAGCAGACCTGAGTAGCGTCGGGGAGGGCCGCAAGTTTTTGCAGGCTGTGGTACATCATCTCTGGATCGCCTTCAAAGATTCGGCCGCAGCCCCCGGCAAAGAGGGTGTCGCCGCAGAAGAGGGTGCTCTGCCAAAGATAGGCGATGTGGTCCAGGGTATGTCCCGGCACTTCGAGCACCCCCACCCTTTCCCCATCGATGGTGTACTCGCCCTCACCCAGGGGATGACTGAGCTCCGGAATCTGCTTGCCATGCCCGTAGACCGGCACGGCATACTCCTGCACCAAGCGACGTACGCCGCCTACATGATCGGCATGGTGATGAGTGCACAGGATGGCGGTGGGACGGAGTTGTTCTTGCTGTAAATGGGCGAGCACGGGTTCGGCGTCGCCGGGATCGATAATCCAGACGGCACGACCGGTCTGTAGCAGGTAAATGTAATTGTTCTGAAAGGCGGATATGAGGGTCAGCAAACTGGGCTCCGGTCCCATCTCGGGGTAACATGGCTCCCATGATCAAAGCACAGCTCGGTCCTCATGCCTAGGGGGGCTCTTCGCTCTTCCCTGCGCCAGCGGCGGGCAGCACTCTGGTGGACGGGGCGCAGCGGACGCCTCCTGCTGGAGCGGGCGGCGGGTATCTTGCCCCCTTGGCTTGGGC
The window above is part of the Acidithiobacillus acidisediminis genome. Proteins encoded here:
- the truB gene encoding tRNA pseudouridine(55) synthase TruB, with product MSPCVDGILLLDKAEGISSNAALQRAKRILGVRKAGHAGTLDPFATGLLILLFGQATKVSNYLLNADKQYRATLRLGEETNTGDREGEIVFRAPVQFDQQQLDAALTQFRGRISQIPPMFSAIKRDGQPLYRLARKGLEVEREARSVEIFSLELVAWRGKELILDIHCSKGTYVRSLAQDLGRVLGCGAHIRALRRTRSGSFSIAAAHTLEGLATLHEARECPLQAMDLALQDLPAVTLTENTAYYVRQGQGVVIAHAPPPGQIRLYGPQAQFLGLGEVMEDGKVAPRRLMGVN
- a CDS encoding ribosome-binding factor A; translated protein: MQPQRSYPRSDRIAQLLQTEIAALLPRLHGLAGIGLLPSITELRLAPDLRQATVLFSLMDGPSRAEAVRQRLQEEAGEMRQILGKKLHLRRIPPLHFVYDVRFDRDAEMADLLAHLPPAPPEVDA
- the pnp gene encoding polyribonucleotide nucleotidyltransferase — protein: MRKEVQYGGRILVLETGRMARQADGAVLVSSGDSVVLVTAVGRRELKPGQDFFPLTVNYQEKTYAAGKIPGGFFKREGRPSEKETLTSRLIDRPIRPLFPKGFMHEVQVIATVLSVDGEQDPDILAMIGASASLAISGIPFDGPIGAARVGYHSGEYLLNPSFAELESSELDLVVAGTESAVLMVESEAKGLSEATMLEAVMFGHRSFQPVIAAINDLAAAAGKPRWDWQAPAKDAALHAAVVEKAQEGLQAAYQLMEKQARSKRLDEVRAAVVQDLAAEDAERADAVRRALKSIETEIVRGRVLDGAPRIDGRDRFTVRPISIEVGVLPRTHGSALFTRGETQALVTATLGTKSDEQIIDALQGESRDRFLLHYNFPPFSTGETGMVGSPKRREVGHGRLAKRAIAAVLPADSEFPYSLRVVSEILESNGSSSMASVCGASLALMDAGVPLRAPVAGVAMGLIKEGERFAVLTDILGDEDHLGDMDFKVAGSETGVTALQMDIKIQGITREIMAQALEQAKAGRLHILGLMKSILDHGRETLSQHAPRIITIHINPDRIRDVIGPGGKIIRALTEETGATIDIQDDGVVTIASVDGASGEAAKRRIELLTADVEVGMIYDGKVAKIMDFGAFVTILPGRDGLLHISQISSERVNDVHDYVKEGQTVRVKVLEVDRQGKIKLSMKDIPQS
- a CDS encoding M16 family metallopeptidase — protein: MASEPIVLGALGNGVRFVSERVPGRQQVALSITLLRGSRQQQVDENGLAHLLEHMLFKGSASYSAAEINRQGERLGGTLNAFTDRESITLHLTVLAEDLEAAFLLLVELLLRPTLVAAELALERAVVAQEAAMAAEDLEDWLQETVTAAFWGEHPLAWPVLGKPGLIRRVSARRLRAFHAEYLAAAPILIAAVGAVDARCFEDLVKRYFADLPERRENPLAPPPSPHYGQKKRRHSQARQTHLLWMTRASAFADAEHLTELFANHILGAGMASRLFQELRESRGLAYQTYSQLEALSDTGEWSLYAAVPAERQREAQTAIAAILQELAEQGPSAEEMQWGRDGLRKQWLLGQEDLETRMARLVRQLGQAGRLRPEAEMLTRLAEISADDLRRTFARVWQERLEWTLLPA
- the rpsO gene encoding 30S ribosomal protein S15, with amino-acid sequence MSLTREVKSEVVKSYATHPSDTGSPEVQVALLTTRIEGLSEHFKAHHHDHHSRQGLLKMVGQRRKLLDYLKKNDYERYRSLIERLGLRK
- the gloB gene encoding hydroxyacylglutathione hydrolase, translating into MLTLISAFQNNYIYLLQTGRAVWIIDPGDAEPVLAHLQQEQLRPTAILCTHHHADHVGGVRRLVQEYAVPVYGHGKQIPELSHPLGEGEYTIDGERVGVLEVPGHTLDHIAYLWQSTLFCGDTLFAGGCGRIFEGDPEMMYHSLQKLAALPDATQVCCAHEYTQSNLRFAAAVEPDNPALAQRIAKVDQIRSTGQPSLPSSLADERVSNPFLRCDQSQVIASARAHGARDELPVAVFAALRRWKDGFH
- the infB gene encoding translation initiation factor IF-2 — its product is MTVTVAGFAKELHLTSERLLEQFQAAGIAKNTAQDKVTEDDKQKLLGFLRGSADKATPQRITLNRTSTSEIKQNVGAGKSRTVQVEVRRKRTYVKRETVATELGEEAAEVATNLPEVSAPEVATPGRVEELPVSAVEPSAEPVALASETGVTEPEPAEQNAAAETSAGTPEPASSERAPVPPRVPTGAAAERESVKRSAVPRDTGGERRRPMAERGSAAPTRPAPAPAPSAVPAGKKKAAPGRRDEEDWRSRRSGGRRDERSADAALRRRRNEKKSSASAAGDFNAAPVIREVAIPETITVGELASRMAVKASELIKVMFKMGVVATINQVIDQDTAAIVVEEMGHKVKMVTVSSPEALLTEEVSPEEAVMVRRPPVVTVMGHVDHGKTSLLDRIRSTQVASGEAGGITQHIGAYHVQTPKGMITFLDTPGHEAFTAMRARGAQATDVVVLVVAADDGVMPQTVEAIHHAKAANVPMVVAVNKIDKPGVDPDRIRQELSQHDVLPEEWGGETQFINVSAKQGLHIDTLLDAILLQAEMLDLEVQSNGPAKGLVIESRLDRGRGAVATVLVRQGTLHAGDIVLAGAQYGRVRALVDDSGAQVEAVGPGLPAEILGLSDVPQAGDEVLVMADERKAREVALFRQGKFRDVRLAKSAKGSLESLFEAASEGEVQQLNLLIKTDVQGSAEALRSTLEGLSTNDVRVQVIHSGVGGITESDVNLANASGAVIIGFNVRAEAQARRLIEQSGVDVRYHSVIYDAVDEVKAAMTGMLAPEIREQILGHAEVRETFRVPRVGTIAGCMITDGIVRRNAKVRVIRQSVVIHTGDMDSLRRFKDDAREVREGFECGIGVRNYNDIKVGDVIEAFETVEVARTL